From the genome of Hathewaya histolytica, one region includes:
- a CDS encoding polysaccharide deacetylase family protein, with amino-acid sequence MKKGKIIIILVMLCILGGMSFLQIKKNFNFKLSSKHEKNLKNEENVNSKESLKKEVKHSKKEGSKESAKIETVSKETREKSLNDGKLENGRVLEKDSKENISYIKKDPKEVQIPILMYHSISDKDPKNGLLVPRKQFKEQVEWLHKNGFTPMLMEDVLESINTGKVPKRPVALTFDDGYVDNYNDAYKILSENNMKGTFFVITDCTNASNEYMNLEMLKEMKEKGMGIESHTHNHLELVRLSKQEKINSIRKSQEFLKSNLGVDSKYLCYPVGKYDKETIEVAKSLGIKGAVTTKNGFAKKEDGELSLRRIRISPMKLEAFKEIFNKYMN; translated from the coding sequence ATGAAAAAGGGAAAAATTATAATAATACTTGTTATGTTGTGTATCTTAGGAGGTATGTCTTTTTTACAAATAAAAAAGAATTTTAACTTTAAACTAAGTTCTAAGCATGAGAAAAATTTAAAGAATGAGGAAAATGTTAATAGTAAAGAGAGTTTAAAAAAGGAAGTAAAACATAGTAAAAAAGAAGGAAGTAAAGAAAGTGCAAAAATTGAAACAGTTTCTAAAGAAACAAGAGAAAAGAGTTTAAATGATGGAAAATTAGAAAATGGAAGAGTTTTAGAAAAGGACTCCAAAGAAAATATTAGCTACATAAAAAAAGATCCAAAAGAGGTACAAATACCAATTCTAATGTATCATTCAATTTCAGATAAGGATCCTAAAAATGGTCTATTAGTTCCCAGAAAACAATTTAAAGAACAGGTAGAATGGCTTCATAAAAATGGTTTTACACCAATGCTTATGGAAGATGTTTTAGAGTCTATAAATACAGGAAAGGTTCCTAAACGTCCTGTTGCTCTTACCTTTGATGATGGATATGTAGATAATTATAACGATGCATACAAAATATTAAGTGAAAATAATATGAAAGGTACATTCTTTGTTATAACAGATTGTACTAATGCAAGTAATGAATACATGAATTTAGAAATGCTTAAAGAAATGAAAGAGAAAGGAATGGGAATTGAGAGTCATACCCATAATCATTTAGAACTAGTTAGACTTTCAAAACAAGAGAAAATAAATTCTATTAGAAAATCCCAAGAATTTTTAAAATCTAATTTAGGTGTAGATAGTAAGTATCTTTGCTATCCTGTTGGAAAATACGATAAAGAAACTATAGAAGTTGCAAAGTCATTAGGTATAAAAGGGGCAGTCACCACTAAAAATGGATTTGCAAAAAAAGAAGATGGGGAACTATCTTTAAGAAGAATAAGAATTTCTCCAATGAAATTAGAGGCTTTTAAAGAGATATTCAATAAGTACATGAATTAA